The following are from one region of the Sandaracinus amylolyticus genome:
- a CDS encoding DUF2231 domain-containing protein — protein MEARAKLLGHPIHQMLIPIPFGLLATGAVLDIVAQFFDDRAITVVSFWNIAIGVVTGLIAAVFGLMDFTKIPRGTRAKRVGLVHGIGNVIVLGLFAAALYLRADEYRYRVGELALWLQVGGLALAGVTGWLGGELVDRLAIGVDPDAHPDAPSSLFRRRARVRREPVVAEDEVITRQSVRSDTPPYGTPTRA, from the coding sequence ATGGAAGCGAGAGCGAAGCTCCTCGGGCACCCGATCCACCAGATGCTCATCCCGATCCCGTTCGGGCTGCTCGCGACCGGTGCCGTGCTCGACATCGTCGCGCAGTTCTTCGACGACCGCGCGATCACGGTCGTCTCGTTCTGGAACATCGCGATCGGCGTCGTCACCGGCCTGATCGCCGCGGTGTTCGGGCTGATGGACTTCACCAAGATCCCGCGCGGCACGCGCGCCAAGCGGGTCGGGCTCGTGCACGGGATCGGCAACGTGATCGTGCTCGGTCTCTTCGCGGCCGCGCTCTACCTCCGCGCGGACGAGTACCGCTATCGCGTCGGCGAGCTCGCGCTCTGGCTCCAGGTCGGCGGGCTCGCGCTCGCGGGCGTCACCGGCTGGCTCGGCGGCGAGCTCGTCGATCGTCTCGCGATCGGCGTCGACCCCGACGCGCATCCCGACGCGCCGAGCTCGCTCTTCCGGCGCCGGGCGCGGGTGCGTCGCGAGCCCGTCGTCGCCGAGGACGAGGTGATCACGCGCCAGTCGGTGCGGAGCGACACGCCGCCCTACGGGACCCCCACGCGCGCCTGA
- a CDS encoding MutS-related protein, with translation MTAARDEHARRRDSFAREAGIQDAIGVRISFVRLALFGAAVLETGIGLSRGSQAWLIGGAVTFLAFGLAVIAHAVVIRKRDRAQTRQHIHERHLKRIEGRTQGFPNGGDLLPGEHPYASDLDVVGPGSIYERISVAHTRRGAETLAAWLGAPTDRETVLARQAAVRELAKDVELRQELEAAVLDTGNELLDARPFLELTGKPPFVIDKPWLVALTYAMPITFVASVLLSGNALPRHSWVLPLAAQAVLLWRTQHEIGVRYGLLSARRRFVESFAQLLRVVESAKWEAPLLRALQEKLRIEGKTPSAQLRDLERWTSLFDLRTQGIAHVFIDLFLLWDLHCLAGVERWMKRAGGRSAEWFEVLGEVEALASLATMLSQDPGVVMPEIAEDGAPLVAEGLGHPLIPEERRVRNDLRIDGPGCALVVTGSNMAGKSTLLRALGVDVALALAGGPVCATRFSTPPVRLRASMRISDSVQSGASYFQAELIRLRTVIAEADHPPPLLFLLDELLRGTNARARHRGARAVVKHLLARGAMGLVATHDVALSELEQEMGACVKNVHFTDVFDGGEMTFDYRLRPGVVKTSNALRLLQQAGIEVEADDALTDEAAALR, from the coding sequence ATGACCGCGGCGCGCGACGAGCACGCCCGACGCCGCGACTCGTTCGCGCGCGAAGCGGGCATCCAGGACGCGATCGGCGTTCGCATCTCGTTCGTGCGCCTCGCGCTCTTCGGCGCGGCGGTGCTCGAGACGGGCATCGGGCTGTCGCGCGGATCGCAGGCGTGGCTGATCGGCGGGGCCGTGACGTTCCTCGCGTTCGGCCTCGCGGTGATCGCGCACGCGGTGGTGATCCGCAAACGCGATCGCGCGCAGACGCGGCAGCACATCCACGAGCGGCACCTGAAGCGCATCGAAGGGCGCACCCAGGGCTTCCCGAACGGCGGAGATCTGCTGCCCGGCGAGCACCCCTACGCGTCGGATCTCGACGTGGTCGGGCCCGGCTCGATCTACGAGCGCATCTCGGTCGCGCACACCCGTCGCGGCGCGGAGACGCTCGCGGCGTGGCTCGGCGCGCCCACCGATCGCGAGACGGTGCTGGCGCGACAGGCCGCGGTGCGCGAGCTCGCGAAGGACGTCGAGCTGCGCCAGGAGCTCGAGGCCGCGGTGCTCGACACCGGCAACGAGCTGCTCGACGCGCGGCCCTTCCTCGAGCTCACGGGCAAGCCGCCCTTCGTGATCGACAAGCCGTGGCTCGTCGCGCTGACCTACGCGATGCCGATCACGTTCGTCGCGAGCGTGCTCCTCTCGGGCAACGCGCTCCCGCGGCACTCGTGGGTGCTCCCGCTCGCGGCGCAGGCGGTCCTGCTGTGGCGCACGCAGCACGAGATCGGCGTGCGCTACGGGCTCCTCTCGGCGCGGCGTCGCTTCGTCGAGTCGTTCGCGCAGCTGCTGCGCGTCGTCGAGAGCGCGAAGTGGGAGGCGCCGCTCCTGCGCGCGCTGCAGGAGAAGCTGCGCATCGAGGGCAAGACGCCGTCGGCGCAGCTGCGCGATCTCGAGCGCTGGACCTCGCTCTTCGATCTGCGCACCCAGGGCATCGCCCACGTCTTCATCGATCTCTTCCTGCTCTGGGATCTGCACTGCCTCGCGGGCGTCGAGCGCTGGATGAAGCGCGCGGGCGGACGCTCGGCGGAGTGGTTCGAGGTGCTCGGCGAGGTCGAGGCGCTCGCGTCGCTGGCGACGATGCTCTCGCAGGATCCCGGCGTCGTGATGCCGGAGATCGCAGAGGACGGCGCGCCGCTGGTCGCCGAGGGCCTCGGGCACCCGCTGATCCCCGAGGAGCGCAGGGTCCGCAACGATCTGCGCATCGACGGCCCGGGCTGCGCGCTCGTGGTCACGGGCTCGAACATGGCGGGCAAGAGCACGCTGCTGCGCGCGCTCGGCGTCGACGTCGCGCTCGCGCTCGCGGGCGGCCCGGTGTGTGCGACGCGCTTCTCGACCCCGCCGGTGCGCCTGCGCGCGAGCATGCGCATCTCGGACTCGGTGCAGTCGGGCGCGAGCTACTTCCAGGCGGAGCTCATCCGCTTGCGCACGGTGATCGCGGAGGCCGACCATCCGCCGCCGCTCCTCTTCCTGCTCGACGAGCTGCTGCGCGGGACGAACGCGCGGGCGCGTCACCGCGGGGCGCGCGCGGTGGTGAAGCACCTGCTCGCGCGGGGCGCGATGGGCCTGGTGGCGACCCACGACGTCGCGCTCTCCGAGCTCGAGCAGGAGATGGGCGCGTGCGTGAAGAACGTGCACTTCACCGACGTGTTCGACGGCGGCGAGATGACGTTCGACTACCGGCTGCGGCCCGGCGTGGTGAAGACCAGCAACGCGCTGCGCCTCCTCCAGCAGGCAGGCATCGAGGTCGAGGCGGACGACGCGCTCACCGACGAAGCCGCGGCGCTGCGCTGA
- a CDS encoding protein kinase domain-containing protein has protein sequence MRASREHLDGLARLHRIADAEERRAVFRQSIATLAAAASDLRPVPLEGLDPIALRDGTRMALANGLFEDLGWLTPAAAAGALYELGAALPAGDEKRELGRRVLRALHEGNAATFTLLATLLASGSRRGLSGSAIRARVALALDLPIGSGIRADPLALALIARRDLAEDWLITPSTGSLPSRRLAARLLERAAREAARRAKAGDAGALAIFDRPSVQSATQRLLSDREPLVWRHVATARGLLAQAIPRFGVEIDDSLHASLTPTEWRRAAASLASTMAIDAERARRRCADLLQSDLARRDPGLASAMILGLARAAEAEPDAAEELLNQLVRAGGLDAIEALIEIRAERVGGELGEWAARLALARLREDAIARDEGDDGRAALLRAIDSELRSRDERDGSPPTLRDQLDDAKAAFVEADARTAYTKAFGVLRNVEGILRVLEASRDEDRDTRIESFLRLRELDSALLESSSLADLLQLGDKGAGAAHRVLDNVFERLTAYLGARESEPVRGEVEHLTLRMRRMRTLLHVVDADGGHLDERTAELRDRRLRTGRLLVKRAREDEPSPLRRIVGASLARACDAILREELGELSDVLIAAASHLHSEHDLGIVAEATMVPEAADAFRAYASLIERTERSARVTEARALSSLDALKALIRHLPGAGSPRVEALRVALLAYAEAVESISDAGSLAELAGLLEGTSSAIAALGEASSALARLVVGARRRLGETMSGEAPNVGAALRSIDVAVLHAARAGQDASAVGDADEPFDLGSLADAIAAGIDTLRVDLPLHLAEVAANVLARIVTLPAYAQRRSRPPRATSRAREAALPPWLPPSRTIGGFYVLRALGSGAVGSVFVARRAEERSNENASRFALKVPEYAGSAARTLSEGEFLQLFREEAGALLAVPPHPNLAKLVTFDAGARPKPILVMEMVEGPTLERIIETGALDMERALRVMWGIASGLGAMHEVGVGHLDLKPSNVILRDPDGPGPELETSVLVDFGLAGRKLRPGCATASYGAPEVWGLMPKGHAPRPMPVDVYALGCVMYEILTGQTLFNGPTDLSTVTAHLQHDGDLPALDALVELERDLLPLVDAIRHALRQDPRRRATIDDVCRAIEACAPMLSRMRWPLPAPAILAA, from the coding sequence ATGCGGGCATCCCGCGAGCATCTCGACGGCCTGGCGCGCCTCCACCGGATCGCCGACGCCGAGGAGCGACGTGCGGTGTTCCGGCAGTCGATCGCGACGCTCGCGGCCGCTGCTTCGGACCTGCGTCCCGTGCCGCTCGAGGGGCTCGATCCGATCGCGCTGCGCGACGGAACGCGCATGGCGCTCGCGAACGGTCTCTTCGAGGATCTCGGCTGGCTCACGCCCGCCGCCGCCGCGGGCGCGCTCTACGAGCTCGGTGCCGCGCTGCCCGCAGGAGACGAGAAGCGCGAGCTCGGCCGGCGCGTGCTGCGCGCATTGCACGAGGGCAACGCCGCGACGTTCACGCTGCTCGCGACGCTGCTCGCGAGCGGTTCGCGCCGCGGGCTCAGCGGCAGCGCGATCCGCGCGCGCGTCGCGCTCGCGCTCGATCTCCCGATCGGCAGCGGCATCCGCGCCGATCCGCTCGCGCTCGCGCTGATCGCGCGACGCGATCTCGCCGAGGACTGGCTGATCACGCCGTCGACCGGCTCGCTGCCCTCGCGGCGCCTCGCGGCGCGCCTGCTCGAGCGCGCGGCGCGCGAGGCCGCACGTCGCGCGAAGGCCGGCGATGCGGGCGCCCTCGCGATCTTCGATCGCCCCTCGGTGCAGAGCGCGACCCAGCGCCTGCTCTCCGATCGCGAGCCGCTGGTGTGGCGCCACGTCGCGACCGCGCGCGGCCTGCTCGCGCAGGCGATCCCGCGCTTCGGCGTGGAGATCGACGACTCGCTGCACGCGTCGCTCACGCCGACCGAGTGGCGGCGCGCGGCGGCGTCGCTGGCGTCGACGATGGCGATCGACGCCGAGCGCGCGCGCCGTCGCTGCGCGGATCTCCTGCAGAGCGACCTCGCGCGCCGCGATCCCGGCCTCGCGAGCGCGATGATCCTCGGCCTCGCGCGCGCCGCGGAGGCCGAGCCCGACGCGGCGGAAGAGCTGCTCAACCAGCTGGTGCGCGCGGGCGGCCTCGACGCGATCGAGGCGCTGATCGAGATCCGCGCCGAGCGCGTCGGCGGCGAGCTCGGCGAGTGGGCCGCGCGCCTCGCGCTCGCACGCCTCCGCGAGGACGCGATCGCGCGCGACGAGGGCGACGACGGTCGCGCCGCGTTGCTCCGCGCGATCGACTCCGAGCTGCGCAGCCGCGACGAGCGCGACGGGTCGCCGCCGACGCTGCGCGATCAGCTCGACGACGCGAAGGCCGCGTTCGTCGAGGCCGACGCGCGCACCGCGTACACCAAGGCGTTCGGCGTGCTGCGCAACGTCGAGGGCATCCTGCGCGTGCTCGAGGCGAGCCGCGACGAGGATCGCGACACGCGCATCGAGTCGTTCCTGCGGCTGCGCGAGCTCGACAGCGCGCTGCTCGAGAGCAGCTCGCTCGCCGATCTGCTGCAGCTCGGCGACAAGGGCGCGGGCGCCGCGCATCGCGTGCTCGACAACGTGTTCGAGCGGCTCACCGCGTACCTCGGTGCGCGCGAGAGCGAGCCGGTGCGCGGCGAGGTCGAGCACCTCACGCTGCGCATGCGCCGCATGCGCACGCTGCTGCACGTCGTCGACGCCGACGGAGGCCACCTCGACGAGCGCACCGCGGAGCTGCGCGATCGACGCCTCCGCACCGGTCGCTTGCTGGTGAAGCGCGCGCGCGAGGACGAGCCCTCGCCGCTGCGCCGCATCGTGGGCGCGTCGCTCGCGCGTGCCTGCGACGCGATCCTGCGCGAGGAGCTCGGCGAGCTCTCCGACGTGCTGATCGCGGCCGCGAGCCACCTGCACAGCGAGCACGATCTCGGCATCGTCGCGGAAGCGACGATGGTGCCCGAGGCCGCCGACGCGTTCCGCGCGTATGCGTCGCTGATCGAGCGCACCGAGCGCAGCGCGCGCGTGACCGAGGCGCGCGCGCTCTCGAGCCTCGACGCGCTCAAGGCGCTCATCCGGCATCTGCCGGGCGCGGGCTCTCCGCGCGTCGAGGCGCTGCGCGTCGCGCTGCTGGCGTACGCCGAGGCGGTCGAGTCGATCTCCGACGCGGGCTCGCTCGCCGAGCTCGCGGGCCTGCTCGAGGGCACGAGCTCCGCGATCGCCGCGCTCGGCGAGGCCTCGAGCGCGCTCGCGCGGCTGGTCGTCGGAGCGCGTCGCCGGCTCGGCGAGACGATGTCGGGCGAGGCTCCGAACGTCGGCGCCGCGCTGCGCTCGATCGACGTCGCGGTGCTTCACGCGGCGCGCGCGGGCCAGGACGCGAGCGCGGTGGGCGATGCCGACGAGCCCTTCGATCTGGGCTCGCTCGCCGACGCGATCGCCGCGGGCATCGACACGCTGCGCGTCGATCTCCCGCTGCACCTCGCGGAGGTCGCGGCGAACGTGCTCGCGCGCATCGTCACGCTGCCCGCGTACGCGCAGCGCCGCTCGCGCCCGCCGCGCGCCACGTCGCGCGCCCGCGAGGCCGCGCTGCCGCCGTGGCTCCCGCCGAGCCGCACCATCGGCGGCTTCTACGTGCTGCGCGCGCTCGGCTCGGGCGCGGTGGGCTCGGTGTTCGTCGCGCGACGCGCCGAGGAGCGGAGCAACGAGAACGCCTCGCGCTTCGCGCTGAAGGTCCCGGAGTACGCGGGCAGCGCGGCGCGCACGCTCTCGGAGGGCGAGTTCCTCCAGCTCTTCCGCGAGGAGGCGGGCGCGCTGCTCGCGGTGCCGCCCCACCCCAACCTCGCGAAGCTCGTCACGTTCGACGCGGGTGCGCGGCCCAAGCCGATCCTCGTGATGGAGATGGTCGAGGGCCCCACGCTCGAGCGCATCATCGAGACCGGCGCGCTCGACATGGAGCGCGCGCTGCGCGTGATGTGGGGGATCGCCTCGGGCCTCGGCGCGATGCACGAGGTCGGCGTCGGACACTTGGACCTCAAACCATCCAACGTGATCCTCCGCGATCCCGATGGCCCGGGCCCCGAGCTCGAGACCTCGGTGCTCGTCGACTTCGGGCTCGCGGGGCGCAAGCTGCGCCCCGGCTGCGCGACCGCGAGCTACGGCGCGCCCGAGGTGTGGGGCCTCATGCCGAAGGGCCACGCGCCGCGCCCGATGCCGGTCGACGTCTACGCGCTCGGCTGCGTGATGTACGAGATCCTCACCGGCCAGACGCTCTTCAACGGCCCGACCGATCTCTCGACCGTCACCGCGCACCTGCAGCACGACGGCGACCTGCCCGCGCTCGATGCGCTCGTCGAGCTCGAGCGCGATCTGCTCCCGCTCGTGGACGCGATCCGCCACGCACTGCGCCAGGATCCGCGCCGCCGCGCGACCATCGACGACGTCTGCCGCGCGATCGAGGCGTGCGCGCCGATGCTCTCGCGCATGCGCTGGCCGCTGCCCGCGCCCGCGATCCTCGCGGCGTGA
- a CDS encoding oxidative damage protection protein has translation MRMVQCVKLGHEAEGLDRPPFPNELGKRVYENVSKEAWKQWIAHSTMLINEYRLELSSKQATEFLLKQCEEFFFGGGGARPEGYVPPSEGGEKK, from the coding sequence ATGCGGATGGTCCAGTGCGTGAAGCTCGGGCACGAGGCAGAGGGGCTCGATCGCCCTCCGTTCCCGAACGAGCTCGGCAAGCGTGTCTACGAGAACGTCTCGAAAGAAGCGTGGAAGCAGTGGATCGCCCACTCGACGATGCTCATCAACGAGTATCGGCTCGAGCTCTCCTCGAAGCAGGCGACCGAGTTCCTGCTCAAGCAGTGCGAGGAGTTCTTCTTCGGCGGCGGTGGCGCGAGGCCCGAGGGCTACGTGCCTCCCTCCGAAGGCGGCGAGAAGAAGTGA
- a CDS encoding class I SAM-dependent methyltransferase → MKPDPRAFWTFFRQGFAKWDQTASFVPSQRFLVDAMVNGAEPERARRIVELGPGVGVMTKPLLSRMRDDAELYTIEIDPPIHEQLVRAVVDPRLHPICGSAEHIADLLAEKGCSEKVDAVVSSLGMSLIPPAVRDRIVESIIDSLAPGGVYVQFGYIHTRYLVISTERGFVPFDYLGYLESRFERVQRTPVPLNFPPAWVFESRKPR, encoded by the coding sequence ATGAAGCCCGACCCGCGCGCGTTCTGGACGTTCTTCCGGCAGGGTTTCGCGAAGTGGGATCAGACCGCGAGCTTCGTGCCGAGCCAGCGCTTCCTCGTGGACGCGATGGTGAACGGCGCGGAGCCGGAGCGCGCGCGGCGCATCGTCGAGCTCGGCCCGGGCGTCGGCGTGATGACGAAGCCGCTGCTCTCGCGGATGCGCGACGACGCGGAGCTCTACACGATCGAGATCGATCCGCCGATCCACGAGCAGCTCGTGCGCGCGGTGGTCGATCCGCGGCTGCACCCGATCTGCGGATCGGCGGAGCACATCGCCGATCTGCTCGCCGAGAAGGGCTGCTCCGAGAAGGTCGACGCGGTGGTGTCGTCGCTCGGGATGAGCCTGATCCCGCCCGCGGTGCGCGATCGGATCGTGGAGTCGATCATCGACAGCCTCGCGCCGGGCGGGGTGTACGTGCAGTTCGGCTACATCCACACGCGCTATCTGGTGATCAGCACCGAGCGCGGGTTCGTGCCGTTCGACTATCTCGGATACCTCGAGTCGCGCTTCGAGCGGGTACAGCGCACGCCGGTGCCGCTGAACTTCCCGCCGGCGTGGGTGTTCGAGAGCCGCAAGCCGCGCTGA
- a CDS encoding nidogen-like domain-containing protein — translation MHDRSTFPALLLVLLTLGAPSLASAQASILPCGGTETLLDPLFSALDDGSRQVDLAPVFTTARPVTIAGNSYTSMFVNVNGNVTFGGALSTFTPTAVPGLTRLTLAPFFADVDLRNRSATDTNPGDVRYCVDPAANRVTVTWSNTVHYDATSAATSYARVNTFQLVLSPAEVCGEAGIVVEFRYAALSWHAGTASGAAADGRCTETTVMNGTCRPAVAGIDYGDTRTAAQLPGSLTLSVTDTLLTQSNVGTPGVWRIRANPTVIPSCGNGRVEGGCEQCDAAGESATCDVDCTVAACGDGVRNAAAGEACDTGGATPTCDADCSAVRCGDGQRNTAAGEGCDDGNTTAGDGCSPVCQLEECGNSVVDAGETCDTGAVSATCDADCTAVACGDGELNTVAGESCDAGTETASCDGDCTVVACGDGRTNATAGEGCDDGNTTAGDGCSPICGIEVCGNTIVDFGEDCDTGGVDAATCDADCSTATCGDGTRNTVAGEGCDDGNTAAGDGCSPTCQLEECGNSVVDAGEDCDDGAESATCDADCTSTTCGDGTRNATASEACDDGNTMAGDGCSDACAVEACGNSVVDAGERCDDGAETATCNADCTTASCGDAILNVTAGETCDEGAATVTCDADCTVVACGDGALNTAASEACDDGNTTDGDGCSATCTVEVMPDAGSESDAGVGADAGVPDDAATGGRDGGSARDGGAEGGASGGGCSCRTGGRTSSTGAFAMLIALGLVLARRRR, via the coding sequence TTGCACGATCGCTCGACGTTCCCGGCCCTCCTGCTCGTTCTCCTGACCCTCGGCGCACCCTCGCTCGCCAGCGCGCAGGCGTCGATCCTCCCATGCGGCGGCACCGAGACCCTGCTCGACCCGCTCTTCTCGGCGCTCGACGACGGAAGCCGCCAGGTCGACCTCGCCCCGGTGTTCACCACCGCGCGGCCGGTCACGATCGCCGGCAACTCCTACACGTCGATGTTCGTCAACGTGAACGGCAACGTCACGTTCGGCGGCGCGCTCAGCACCTTCACGCCGACCGCGGTGCCGGGCCTCACGCGCCTCACGCTCGCGCCGTTCTTCGCCGACGTCGACCTGCGCAACCGGAGCGCCACCGACACGAACCCCGGTGACGTGCGCTACTGCGTCGATCCCGCGGCGAACCGTGTCACGGTCACCTGGAGCAACACCGTCCACTACGACGCCACGAGCGCCGCCACGAGCTACGCGCGCGTCAACACGTTCCAGCTCGTGCTCAGCCCCGCCGAGGTCTGCGGCGAGGCCGGCATCGTCGTCGAGTTCCGCTACGCCGCGCTCTCGTGGCACGCCGGCACCGCGAGCGGCGCAGCCGCCGACGGACGCTGCACCGAGACGACGGTCATGAACGGCACGTGCCGCCCCGCGGTCGCCGGCATCGACTACGGCGACACGCGCACCGCGGCGCAGCTCCCGGGCTCGCTCACGCTCTCGGTCACCGACACGCTGCTCACCCAGAGCAACGTCGGCACGCCCGGCGTGTGGCGCATCCGCGCGAACCCGACCGTGATCCCGAGCTGCGGCAACGGCCGCGTCGAGGGCGGCTGCGAGCAGTGCGACGCCGCCGGCGAGAGCGCGACCTGCGACGTCGACTGCACCGTCGCGGCGTGCGGCGACGGCGTGCGCAACGCGGCCGCCGGCGAGGCCTGTGACACCGGCGGCGCGACGCCCACGTGCGACGCCGACTGCAGCGCGGTCCGCTGCGGCGACGGCCAGCGCAACACCGCGGCCGGCGAAGGCTGCGACGACGGCAACACCACCGCGGGCGACGGCTGCTCGCCGGTGTGTCAGCTCGAGGAGTGCGGCAACTCGGTCGTCGACGCCGGCGAGACCTGCGACACCGGCGCGGTCAGCGCGACCTGCGACGCGGACTGCACCGCGGTCGCGTGTGGCGACGGCGAGCTCAACACCGTCGCGGGCGAGAGCTGCGACGCGGGCACCGAGACCGCGAGCTGCGACGGTGACTGCACCGTGGTCGCGTGCGGCGACGGCCGCACCAACGCCACCGCCGGCGAGGGCTGCGACGACGGCAACACCACCGCGGGCGACGGCTGCAGCCCGATCTGCGGCATCGAGGTCTGCGGCAACACCATCGTCGACTTCGGCGAGGACTGCGACACCGGCGGCGTCGACGCCGCGACCTGCGACGCCGACTGCAGCACCGCGACCTGCGGCGACGGCACCCGCAACACCGTCGCGGGCGAAGGCTGCGACGACGGCAACACCGCCGCGGGCGACGGCTGCTCGCCCACCTGTCAGCTCGAGGAGTGCGGCAACTCGGTCGTCGACGCGGGCGAGGACTGCGACGACGGCGCCGAGTCCGCGACGTGCGACGCCGACTGCACCAGCACGACGTGCGGCGACGGCACGCGCAACGCGACCGCGAGCGAGGCGTGCGACGACGGCAACACGATGGCGGGCGACGGCTGCTCCGACGCCTGCGCGGTCGAGGCGTGCGGCAACTCGGTCGTCGACGCGGGCGAGCGCTGCGACGACGGCGCGGAGACCGCGACCTGCAACGCCGACTGCACGACCGCGTCGTGCGGCGACGCGATCCTCAACGTGACCGCGGGCGAGACCTGCGACGAGGGCGCGGCCACCGTGACGTGCGACGCCGACTGCACGGTGGTCGCGTGCGGCGACGGCGCGCTCAACACCGCGGCGAGCGAGGCCTGCGACGACGGCAACACGACCGACGGCGACGGCTGCTCGGCGACGTGCACCGTCGAGGTCATGCCCGACGCAGGCAGCGAGAGCGACGCCGGCGTCGGCGCCGATGCGGGCGTGCCCGACGACGCGGCGACGGGCGGTCGCGACGGCGGCAGCGCGCGCGACGGAGGCGCGGAGGGCGGCGCGTCGGGCGGCGGCTGCAGCTGCCGCACCGGTGGTCGCACGTCGAGCACGGGCGCGTTCGCGATGCTGATCGCGCTCGGCCTCGTGCTCGCGCGTCGTCGTCGCTGA
- a CDS encoding CBS domain-containing protein, with amino-acid sequence MRVEEVMSTPVRAIAPDDTLHDATREMWRHGCGALAVIDGRDRVVGMLTDRDVCLAAFIQEDRLDALRVESAMTPVVYCCRVGESLRHAEEAMRDHHVRRLPVLDAADRLVGMLSIDDLAVAAALRQWGGDDALASVEIAGTFASVAAPRAMDLQSRALAEE; translated from the coding sequence ATGCGGGTCGAAGAGGTGATGAGCACGCCGGTGCGCGCGATCGCGCCGGACGACACCCTGCACGACGCGACGCGCGAGATGTGGCGGCACGGCTGCGGCGCGCTGGCGGTGATCGACGGGCGGGACCGCGTCGTCGGCATGCTGACCGATCGCGACGTCTGTCTCGCGGCGTTCATCCAGGAGGACCGGCTCGACGCGCTGCGCGTCGAGAGCGCGATGACCCCCGTCGTGTACTGCTGCCGCGTCGGCGAGTCGCTGCGCCACGCCGAAGAGGCGATGCGCGACCATCACGTACGACGCCTGCCGGTGCTCGACGCCGCGGACCGCTTGGTCGGCATGCTCAGCATCGACGATCTCGCGGTCGCGGCCGCGCTGCGCCAATGGGGAGGCGACGACGCGCTCGCGTCGGTGGAGATCGCCGGCACGTTCGCGTCGGTCGCGGCGCCGCGCGCGATGGATCTGCAGTCGCGGGCGCTCGCCGAGGAGTGA
- a CDS encoding saccharopine dehydrogenase family protein: MTALLYGAYGYTGELTARVARERGLDLILAGRDPGRTIEVAARYGMPHRVFSLDDPEALDTALEGVRVVLHCAGPFSRTSRPMVDACLRNRVHYLDITGELEVFEACAQRDEDAKRAGVMVLPGAGFDVVPSDCLAAHLARRLPDATHLALGFLGTGAVSHGTATTMIENIHRGSAVRRDGRIVPIPAGSIVRTIDYGARRPRLSMAIPWGDVSTAFHSTRIPNIDVFIPATQQMIAGARAMTLLAPVMGSRPVQRLLKRVVDARPAGPTDAQRAKGASFLWGEVKNAKGETRVSRMRAPEGYTLTADASLAIVQRVLRGEAKPGFQTPSRAFGADFVLELPNVTRSDE; this comes from the coding sequence ATGACCGCCCTCCTCTACGGCGCCTACGGGTACACCGGTGAGCTCACGGCGCGCGTCGCGCGCGAGCGCGGCCTCGATCTGATCCTCGCAGGGCGCGACCCCGGCAGGACGATCGAGGTCGCGGCGCGCTACGGGATGCCGCATCGCGTGTTCTCGCTCGACGATCCCGAGGCGCTCGACACCGCGCTCGAAGGCGTGCGCGTGGTCCTCCACTGCGCCGGGCCCTTCTCGCGCACCTCGCGCCCGATGGTCGACGCGTGCCTGCGCAACCGCGTGCACTACCTCGACATCACCGGCGAGCTCGAGGTGTTCGAGGCGTGCGCGCAGCGCGACGAGGACGCGAAGCGCGCAGGCGTGATGGTGCTGCCGGGCGCGGGCTTCGACGTGGTGCCGAGCGATTGCCTCGCCGCGCACCTCGCGCGCCGACTGCCCGACGCGACGCACCTCGCGCTCGGGTTCCTCGGCACCGGCGCGGTGTCGCACGGGACGGCGACGACGATGATCGAGAACATCCACCGCGGCTCGGCGGTGCGTCGCGACGGGCGCATCGTGCCGATCCCCGCGGGCTCGATCGTGCGCACGATCGACTACGGCGCGCGCCGGCCGCGGCTCTCGATGGCGATCCCGTGGGGCGACGTCTCGACCGCGTTCCACAGCACGAGGATCCCGAACATCGACGTGTTCATCCCGGCGACGCAGCAGATGATCGCCGGCGCGCGCGCGATGACGCTGCTCGCACCGGTGATGGGCTCGAGGCCGGTGCAGCGCCTGCTCAAGCGCGTGGTCGACGCGCGCCCCGCGGGCCCGACCGACGCGCAGCGCGCGAAGGGCGCATCGTTCCTGTGGGGCGAGGTGAAGAACGCGAAGGGCGAGACGCGCGTCTCGCGGATGCGCGCGCCCGAGGGCTACACGCTCACCGCGGACGCATCGCTCGCGATCGTGCAGCGCGTGCTCCGCGGCGAGGCGAAGCCGGGCTTCCAGACTCCGTCGCGCGCGTTCGGTGCGGACTTCGTGCTCGAGCTCCCGAACGTCACGCGCAGCGACGAGTAG